A region from the Prevotella melaninogenica genome encodes:
- a CDS encoding ImpB/MucB/SamB family protein, giving the protein MSSSRKPSTKTYIAIDLKSFYASVECVERGLDPMTTNLVVADEGRTEKTICLAVSPSLKTHGIPGRARLFEVIQRLREVNEERSTLTGKALTGKSYNAKELEQHPNWAVDYLTAMPRMAHYIKHSAKIYNVYLRYIAPEDIHVYSIDEVFIDATSYLFSYRMTAHELAMKMIRDVLRETGITATAGIGTNLYLCKVAMDIVAKHIPADKDGVRIAELDEQSYREKLWNHRPLTDFWRVGKGIAQRLNSYGIDTMGKIARCSMHQEELLYKLFGVNAELLIDHAWGWEPCTMEMVKAYRPEHSSMSSGQVLQEPYTFRKARVVVQEMVDAIALDLVEKRCVADQLVLSVGYDRESLTSMAGKSYTGPVAIDWYGRKVPKSAHGTANLHRFSSSSRLISKAILTLYDDIVDKRLLVRRLSISTNHVISEEQMKHQVSKPIELDMFTDYEAVRREKHVEEAELARERKIQETIINIKNRFGKNSLLRGLNFDEGSTARDRNKQIGGHKA; this is encoded by the coding sequence ATGTCTTCATCAAGAAAGCCATCTACCAAAACTTACATTGCCATAGACCTAAAATCGTTCTATGCCAGTGTGGAGTGTGTGGAACGTGGACTTGACCCTATGACGACTAACTTGGTTGTTGCGGATGAAGGAAGAACAGAAAAGACAATTTGTCTTGCGGTTTCACCTTCTTTGAAAACACATGGTATTCCCGGACGAGCGCGTTTATTTGAGGTGATACAACGATTAAGAGAGGTCAATGAAGAGCGTAGCACCTTGACTGGAAAAGCACTAACAGGAAAGTCATATAATGCGAAAGAACTCGAACAGCATCCCAACTGGGCTGTTGACTATTTAACAGCAATGCCCCGTATGGCGCATTATATCAAACATAGTGCAAAGATATACAATGTCTACCTACGATATATTGCCCCAGAAGATATACATGTGTATTCGATAGATGAAGTGTTTATTGATGCCACTTCTTATCTCTTCAGCTATCGTATGACAGCCCACGAACTGGCAATGAAGATGATACGTGACGTACTACGTGAGACTGGTATTACAGCAACTGCTGGCATTGGTACAAATTTGTACCTCTGTAAGGTAGCGATGGATATTGTTGCAAAGCATATCCCAGCTGATAAAGATGGTGTACGAATAGCCGAATTAGATGAACAAAGCTATCGTGAAAAGCTATGGAACCATCGTCCACTGACCGACTTCTGGCGTGTTGGAAAGGGTATTGCACAGCGTCTTAATTCCTATGGAATAGACACGATGGGAAAGATTGCACGTTGTTCTATGCATCAAGAGGAACTTCTATATAAGCTTTTCGGTGTGAATGCAGAGTTGCTTATCGACCATGCTTGGGGATGGGAGCCTTGTACAATGGAAATGGTTAAGGCTTACCGACCAGAGCATAGTTCGATGAGCAGTGGTCAGGTTCTACAAGAGCCATATACCTTTCGTAAAGCAAGAGTTGTTGTACAAGAAATGGTTGATGCTATTGCGTTAGACTTAGTTGAGAAGCGTTGTGTTGCAGATCAACTCGTTTTGTCCGTTGGATATGACCGTGAAAGCCTTACTTCGATGGCTGGAAAGAGTTATACTGGACCTGTGGCTATTGACTGGTATGGGAGAAAAGTACCTAAAAGTGCCCATGGAACAGCAAATCTTCATCGATTTAGCTCCTCGTCTCGATTGATTAGTAAAGCTATTCTTACTCTTTATGATGATATTGTTGATAAACGTTTGTTGGTCAGACGACTAAGCATATCAACCAATCACGTCATTAGTGAGGAGCAAATGAAACATCAAGTCTCCAAACCCATTGAACTTGATATGTTCACTGATTATGAAGCAGTAAGACGAGAAAAGCATGTTGAAGAGGCAGAGTTAGCACGTGAACGTAAAATACAAGAAACCATTATTAATATCAAAAACAGATTTGGCAAGAACTCTCTTCTACGTGGTTTGAACTTTGATGAAGGCTCAACGGCAAGAGATCGTAACAAACAGATAGGAGGACATAAGGCATGA
- a CDS encoding branched-chain amino acid aminotransferase, which translates to MKNIEWSNLSFGYMPTDYNVRCYYHNGHWGEIEVCSDEYLKLHMAATCLHYGQEAFEGLKAYRCPDGKVRVFRVEENAARLQSTSRGIVMPEVPTGLFTEMVKKVVRLNQEFIPPYESGASLYIRPLLIGTSAQVGVRPAEEYCFLIFVTPVGPYFKGGFCANPYVIVRDVDRAAPLGTGMYKVGGNYAASLRANSRAHEQGYASEFYLDAKEKKYVDECGAANFFGIKNDTYITPKSSSILPSITNKSLMQIAEDLGMRVERRPVSEDELDNFEEAGACGTAAVISPISHLDDMDTGKVYNFGNKPGPWSTKLYETLRDIQYGTIEDKHGWTTVVIE; encoded by the coding sequence ATGAAAAATATAGAGTGGTCAAATTTATCCTTTGGCTATATGCCAACTGATTATAATGTACGCTGTTACTATCATAATGGTCATTGGGGGGAGATAGAGGTTTGTTCAGACGAATATCTTAAACTGCATATGGCTGCAACTTGTCTTCACTATGGTCAAGAAGCCTTTGAAGGATTGAAAGCGTATCGTTGTCCTGATGGAAAGGTGCGTGTTTTTCGAGTAGAAGAAAATGCAGCACGTCTGCAGAGTACAAGCCGTGGTATTGTAATGCCAGAGGTGCCTACGGGATTATTTACAGAAATGGTTAAGAAAGTTGTTCGTCTTAATCAGGAATTTATTCCACCTTACGAGAGTGGTGCCTCACTTTATATACGGCCGTTGTTAATTGGTACATCAGCTCAGGTGGGAGTTCGTCCAGCAGAGGAATATTGCTTTTTGATCTTTGTTACTCCTGTAGGTCCTTACTTTAAAGGCGGATTCTGTGCCAATCCTTATGTTATTGTTCGTGATGTAGATCGTGCTGCTCCATTAGGAACTGGAATGTATAAAGTGGGCGGTAACTATGCTGCATCACTGAGAGCTAACAGTCGTGCTCATGAACAAGGCTATGCTTCAGAATTCTATTTAGATGCAAAAGAAAAGAAATATGTAGATGAGTGTGGTGCAGCCAACTTCTTTGGTATCAAGAATGACACTTATATTACGCCTAAGTCAAGTTCAATTTTGCCATCTATTACCAATAAGAGTCTTATGCAAATTGCGGAAGATTTGGGTATGAGGGTAGAACGCCGTCCTGTTTCAGAAGATGAGTTGGATAATTTTGAGGAGGCAGGAGCTTGTGGAACTGCGGCCGTTATCTCTCCGATCTCTCATCTCGATGATATGGATACAGGTAAGGTTTATAACTTTGGTAATAAGCCAGGTCCATGGTCAACTAAGCTTTATGAGACACTTCGTGATATTCAGTATGGTACGATAGAAGATAAGCATGGTTGGACAACAGTCGTAATTGAATAA
- a CDS encoding ferritin, translating into MNISKKMQDAFNAQIAAEMWSSNLYLQMSCWFRKEGWKGFSSWMYKQAEEERQHAMDMAQFVLHRGGEVIITSIDAVKTSWVDAKEAFIDTFAHEQKVTELINKLADVADEEKDRASQNFIAKYIDEQVEEEKNVKDILDSFSHLESHAVAHIDSKLEQARKS; encoded by the coding sequence ATGAATATATCAAAGAAAATGCAGGATGCGTTCAATGCGCAGATTGCGGCAGAGATGTGGTCGTCAAACCTCTATTTACAAATGTCTTGTTGGTTCCGCAAGGAAGGCTGGAAAGGTTTTTCAAGCTGGATGTATAAGCAGGCAGAAGAGGAAAGACAGCATGCAATGGATATGGCACAGTTTGTTCTTCACCGTGGTGGTGAAGTTATTATTACCAGCATTGATGCTGTTAAGACAAGCTGGGTTGATGCTAAGGAGGCTTTTATAGACACATTTGCGCATGAGCAGAAAGTTACAGAACTTATTAATAAGTTGGCAGACGTTGCTGATGAAGAGAAGGATCGTGCATCACAGAACTTTATAGCAAAGTATATTGATGAACAGGTAGAGGAGGAAAAGAATGTTAAGGACATTCTGGATTCATTCTCTCACTTAGAAAGTCATGCTGTTGCACATATTGACAGTAAACTTGAGCAGGCTCGTAAGAGTTAA
- the lepA gene encoding translation elongation factor 4 — MNHIRNFCIIAHIDHGKSTLADRLLEYTQTIKITGGQMLDDMDLERERGITIKSHAIQMEYTLDKEKYVLNLIDTPGHVDFSYEVSRSIAACEGALLIVDATQGVQAQTISNLYMAIDHNLEIIPVINKIDMPNAMPEEVEDEIVDLIGCDPKDIIRASGKTGEGVPDILEAIIKRIPAPTGNIKAPLQALIFDSIFNSFRGIITLCKVENGVIKKGDKVKFVQTGMEYVADEVGVLKMEMVPTQQLSTGEVGYIISGIKNATEVKVGDTVTHVINPCKKAIEGFQEVKPMVFAGVYPIDPNDYEGLRASLEKLQLNDASLTFQPESSQALGFGFRCGFLGLLHMEIIQERLDREFNMDVITTVPNVSYMVYDKQGNKKEVHNPSGLPDQTMIDHIEEPYIKASIITSSEYIGPIMTLCLDKRGELISQNYVSGNRLELLFMIPLGEIVIDFYDKLKSISKGYASFDYHIDSFRPSKLAKLDILLNGEPVDALSALTHESNAVVFGRRICEKLKDLIPRQQFDIAIQAAIGAKIVARETVKQVRKDVTAKCYGGDISRKRKLLEKQKKGKKRMKQIGNVQVPQKAFLAVLKLD, encoded by the coding sequence ATGAATCATATAAGAAATTTCTGCATTATTGCCCATATTGACCATGGTAAGTCTACCTTGGCAGATCGTCTCTTGGAATATACTCAGACGATTAAGATTACTGGTGGGCAGATGCTCGATGATATGGATTTGGAGCGTGAACGTGGTATTACGATTAAGAGCCATGCTATCCAAATGGAGTATACATTGGATAAGGAAAAATATGTCCTTAATCTTATTGATACTCCGGGACACGTTGACTTCTCGTATGAGGTCTCACGAAGCATTGCTGCTTGTGAAGGAGCATTGCTTATCGTTGATGCAACACAGGGAGTACAGGCTCAGACGATTTCAAACCTCTATATGGCTATTGATCATAACTTGGAGATTATCCCTGTTATCAATAAGATTGATATGCCAAATGCTATGCCTGAGGAGGTAGAGGACGAGATTGTTGACCTTATTGGTTGTGACCCAAAGGATATTATTCGTGCAAGTGGAAAGACTGGTGAGGGTGTGCCAGACATTCTTGAAGCAATCATTAAGCGTATCCCAGCACCAACTGGAAATATCAAAGCACCTTTGCAAGCACTTATTTTTGACTCTATTTTCAATTCTTTCCGTGGTATTATCACGCTTTGTAAGGTTGAAAATGGCGTTATCAAAAAGGGTGATAAGGTTAAGTTCGTACAAACTGGTATGGAATACGTAGCTGATGAAGTGGGCGTATTAAAGATGGAAATGGTACCAACCCAACAGCTCTCTACGGGCGAAGTTGGATATATCATCTCTGGTATCAAGAATGCCACTGAGGTGAAGGTGGGTGATACAGTTACACATGTCATCAATCCTTGTAAGAAAGCTATTGAAGGATTCCAAGAGGTAAAGCCGATGGTATTTGCAGGAGTCTACCCTATCGACCCGAATGATTATGAAGGGTTACGCGCTTCTTTGGAGAAACTTCAGTTGAATGATGCCTCCCTAACCTTTCAGCCAGAAAGTTCTCAGGCTTTAGGCTTTGGTTTCCGTTGTGGTTTTTTAGGTCTGCTTCATATGGAGATTATACAGGAACGTTTGGATCGTGAGTTCAACATGGATGTCATCACCACCGTACCTAACGTTAGCTATATGGTCTATGACAAACAAGGAAATAAGAAAGAAGTTCATAATCCATCTGGCCTTCCCGATCAGACGATGATTGACCATATTGAAGAACCATATATCAAAGCTTCAATCATTACCTCCAGTGAGTATATAGGTCCCATCATGACGCTTTGCCTTGATAAACGAGGTGAACTCATCAGTCAGAACTATGTGAGCGGAAATCGTCTGGAACTTCTCTTTATGATACCCTTAGGTGAGATTGTGATAGACTTCTATGATAAGTTGAAGAGTATTTCAAAAGGATACGCTTCATTTGATTATCATATTGATTCGTTCCGTCCATCAAAGTTAGCAAAGCTTGATATTCTTTTGAATGGAGAGCCTGTTGATGCCCTTTCAGCACTGACGCATGAGAGTAATGCTGTTGTTTTCGGACGAAGAATCTGTGAGAAGCTGAAAGACTTGATACCACGTCAACAGTTTGATATTGCTATTCAGGCTGCTATCGGTGCAAAGATTGTTGCACGCGAAACAGTTAAGCAAGTACGTAAGGACGTCACAGCCAAGTGTTATGGTGGTGATATCAGCCGCAAACGTAAACTTCTTGAAAAACAAAAGAAGGGTAAGAAACGTATGAAACAGATTGGAAACGTACAAGTTCCACAGAAGGCATTCCTTGCCGTATTGAAGTTAGATTAA
- a CDS encoding tetratricopeptide repeat protein → MKERMNMKLRTLILTIALVLGISTNISAQPGAVKKAADAAFILTTFKADGSILATSNGVCISTDGIAISPWKPFIGADKAVIIDAKGQKHEVECLLGANEIYDIVKFQVNGKTIAAPLTTTVSANDEVWITPMPKSGNAEKADVVNVEKFMDKYNYAILKSTATDKLNGAPVFNTKGQVIGLFNISGDSQSSTDVNYANDFTVNGLSQNDITLRQSGICIGLPNKIEEAVVALMLSSEKPSNIHEAVVNDFIAKFPQSNDGYYALANIQIAKGEIANADKTMQTAVRKVTAKDEAHYNYARLIYRGTLAQDSEEKTKSVGWTLDKALDEIQKAQSTKANDAYRHLQAQIIFAKGDYAKAYTEFEALTKTKFNNPELYLEMAQSRQHLGATDQEILDLLNKSIELCDTPYVSTSAPYFYTRGQQLEKMGEFRKAVQDYYTYEYFNQGRLGAAFYYMREQCEVKARMWQQALQDILIASRLDPKEALYPTEAGSLLLRLNKIDAAISAAQQAIQLDASLPDAYLILGIAQCESKQKEEGLKNIQKAKELGNTQADTFLQKYKVGSINPH, encoded by the coding sequence ATGAAAGAAAGAATGAACATGAAACTAAGAACTTTAATTTTGACCATTGCCCTCGTCTTGGGTATCTCTACAAACATTTCTGCTCAGCCTGGTGCCGTGAAGAAAGCTGCAGATGCGGCCTTTATATTGACCACTTTTAAAGCAGATGGTAGTATTTTGGCAACATCTAATGGCGTATGTATCAGTACGGACGGTATTGCTATTAGCCCTTGGAAACCCTTTATTGGGGCAGATAAGGCTGTCATTATTGATGCTAAAGGACAGAAACACGAAGTGGAGTGTCTGCTTGGTGCCAATGAGATTTATGATATTGTTAAATTCCAAGTGAATGGTAAGACTATTGCTGCTCCTTTGACAACAACTGTTTCGGCTAATGATGAAGTCTGGATTACGCCTATGCCAAAGAGTGGCAATGCAGAGAAGGCTGATGTGGTAAACGTTGAAAAGTTTATGGATAAGTATAATTATGCTATTCTGAAGTCTACGGCTACTGATAAGTTGAATGGTGCCCCAGTCTTTAATACGAAAGGACAGGTTATCGGTTTGTTCAATATATCAGGTGATTCACAGAGTTCCACAGATGTAAACTATGCGAATGACTTTACTGTTAACGGACTATCACAGAACGATATCACCCTTCGACAAAGTGGAATCTGTATAGGTTTACCCAATAAGATAGAAGAGGCTGTTGTCGCATTGATGCTTTCCTCAGAAAAACCTTCCAACATACATGAAGCTGTTGTCAATGATTTTATAGCAAAGTTCCCACAGTCAAATGATGGTTATTATGCTTTAGCGAACATTCAGATAGCTAAGGGTGAGATTGCTAATGCTGATAAGACGATGCAAACTGCTGTTAGAAAGGTGACAGCAAAGGATGAAGCACATTATAACTATGCTCGTCTTATTTATCGTGGTACACTTGCTCAGGACTCTGAAGAAAAAACAAAGTCAGTTGGTTGGACACTTGACAAAGCTTTAGACGAGATTCAAAAAGCTCAATCAACTAAAGCTAATGATGCATATAGACATCTTCAGGCACAGATTATCTTTGCAAAAGGTGATTATGCAAAGGCATATACAGAGTTTGAAGCACTAACAAAGACTAAGTTTAATAATCCAGAACTTTACTTGGAGATGGCACAGAGTCGTCAGCATTTGGGGGCTACTGACCAAGAGATTCTCGACTTACTTAATAAGAGTATCGAACTATGCGATACACCATACGTTTCTACTTCTGCACCATATTTTTATACACGTGGTCAGCAGTTAGAGAAGATGGGAGAGTTTCGCAAGGCTGTGCAGGATTATTATACCTATGAATATTTTAATCAGGGACGTCTTGGAGCCGCTTTTTATTACATGCGCGAACAGTGTGAAGTGAAAGCTCGTATGTGGCAGCAAGCATTGCAGGATATTCTTATTGCCTCACGACTTGACCCAAAGGAAGCCTTGTATCCAACAGAGGCAGGAAGTCTCCTGTTACGTCTGAATAAAATAGATGCTGCTATTAGTGCTGCTCAGCAAGCAATCCAACTTGATGCTTCTTTGCCTGATGCCTATCTTATTCTTGGTATTGCGCAATGTGAGAGTAAACAGAAAGAAGAAGGTCTGAAAAATATTCAAAAGGCTAAGGAACTCGGCAATACGCAAGCAGATACTTTCCTGCAGAAGTATAAGGTGGGTTCTATCAATCCCCACTGA
- a CDS encoding S8 family peptidase: protein MKQIHLRSYIIFLLILSCTGLCASTKSDGRIAYPGGKCYMFRVTLKDKSGTPYSLDKPEKFLSKASLQRRERQGLKLDSTDLPVSPNYIQQIKKNGGEVVAVSKWNNSVLVRGDNRQTLEDLKVLSFVKDSKLVFVSPDSIRPLSQRVRYNSELQSLDSTIHDYYGMGKGQIESLNGRKLHDLGFMGQGMTIAILDAGFMNVDKIPAFKKINIKGTHNFVAGYDNDVYKEMDHGTKTLSTIAMNQPTFFVGTAPKADFWLLRTEDYLTESSAEEDFWIAAVEFSDSVGVDVISSSLGYHGFDDKSMNYRYADLDGQTAAISKVASRLASKGMILINSAGNDGMGTWKKINVPADAHDILTVGAVSLDRVNAPFSSIGPTADDRVKPDVMAYGCPTNVVSGRGYIVPDNGTSFACPLIAGMVACLWQAFPNKPAKEIIDLVRQSGNNYQYPDNIMGYGIPDFWSAYQSATCFNQ from the coding sequence ATGAAACAAATTCATCTCAGAAGTTACATCATATTTCTACTCATTTTGTCCTGCACTGGTCTATGTGCATCTACAAAGAGTGATGGGCGAATAGCTTATCCAGGAGGAAAATGCTATATGTTCCGTGTTACATTGAAGGATAAAAGTGGAACACCATATTCCTTGGATAAGCCTGAGAAATTCCTTTCTAAAGCTTCTCTTCAGCGGCGTGAACGTCAGGGGTTGAAGCTTGATTCCACAGACCTTCCTGTGTCACCTAATTATATTCAACAAATTAAGAAGAATGGGGGAGAGGTTGTTGCCGTAAGTAAGTGGAATAACTCTGTACTTGTGCGTGGCGACAACCGACAAACATTGGAAGACCTAAAAGTGTTGTCTTTTGTAAAAGATAGTAAGTTGGTTTTTGTCTCACCAGACTCTATTCGCCCACTCTCTCAGAGAGTACGTTATAATTCTGAACTTCAATCTCTTGATTCAACCATTCATGATTATTATGGTATGGGTAAGGGACAGATTGAGAGCTTGAATGGCAGAAAACTGCATGACCTTGGTTTTATGGGACAAGGAATGACAATAGCCATATTGGATGCAGGTTTTATGAATGTTGATAAAATCCCAGCTTTTAAAAAAATAAATATAAAAGGTACGCATAATTTTGTTGCGGGTTATGACAATGATGTCTATAAAGAGATGGATCATGGCACCAAGACATTATCCACAATAGCAATGAATCAACCTACATTTTTTGTAGGTACAGCTCCTAAAGCTGATTTCTGGCTACTTCGGACGGAAGATTATTTGACAGAGAGTTCTGCAGAAGAAGATTTCTGGATAGCTGCTGTTGAGTTCTCAGATTCTGTTGGTGTAGATGTTATTAGTTCATCTTTGGGTTATCATGGTTTCGATGATAAATCAATGAACTATCGATATGCAGATTTAGATGGTCAGACAGCTGCTATCTCAAAAGTTGCTTCTCGTTTAGCAAGTAAGGGAATGATACTTATTAATAGTGCTGGTAATGATGGTATGGGTACTTGGAAGAAGATTAATGTTCCTGCTGATGCTCATGATATTCTTACTGTTGGGGCAGTTTCTCTCGATAGGGTTAATGCTCCATTCTCATCAATTGGACCTACCGCTGATGATCGAGTAAAACCTGATGTAATGGCTTATGGTTGTCCTACGAACGTTGTGTCGGGTAGGGGATATATTGTTCCTGATAATGGGACTTCATTTGCTTGTCCGCTAATTGCTGGTATGGTTGCTTGTTTATGGCAGGCATTTCCAAACAAGCCAGCCAAAGAGATAATAGACCTTGTGCGCCAATCAGGAAATAACTATCAATATCCAGACAATATCATGGGTTATGGTATCCCTGACTTTTGGTCAGCTTATCAGTCAGCTACTTGCTTTAATCAGTAG
- the xseA gene encoding exodeoxyribonuclease VII large subunit encodes MIKALSLFELNSLVADVIDSTMSRSYWVQAELSEARENRGHCYMELIEKNEGSNIPIARASAKCWSNVWMLIKPAFIRMTGQEVRTGMKVMLQVHAQFHPQYGFSWIVDDINPEYTMGDMMRKRQEIIRQLKAEGVFELQKELHFPIFAQRIAVISSETAAGYGDFCNQLETNEYELYFHVELFSAVMQGDHVEQSIINALNQINSREDDFDCVVIIRGGGATADLSGFDTLSLAENVANFPLPIVTGIGHERDESVLDMVSFQRVKTPTAAAAYLIDHLASTLMRVENAQTQIVDSVRRALEVEKMRVQHIGIHIPVLFSVVRTKQEARLDGLSQRFLMKLKETMKQTNFHLSTLQSRILPTLQNRLSIEQHRLEILEQRARLLDPSLPLKRGYSITLCNGKTVRNAKDLKIGDTIITRLEKGEVESRVERLS; translated from the coding sequence ATGATAAAAGCACTTTCACTTTTTGAATTGAACAGTCTTGTCGCAGATGTTATAGATAGCACAATGTCACGTTCTTATTGGGTTCAAGCAGAATTGTCTGAAGCTCGAGAAAATCGTGGACACTGCTATATGGAGTTGATAGAGAAAAACGAAGGTAGCAATATACCTATAGCACGTGCTTCAGCTAAGTGTTGGAGTAATGTTTGGATGCTTATTAAGCCTGCTTTTATACGCATGACAGGACAGGAAGTGCGGACTGGAATGAAGGTAATGTTGCAAGTTCATGCTCAGTTCCACCCTCAGTATGGTTTCTCTTGGATCGTTGATGATATTAATCCTGAGTACACAATGGGGGATATGATGCGTAAGCGTCAGGAGATTATCCGCCAGTTGAAGGCTGAAGGAGTTTTTGAATTACAAAAAGAACTTCACTTTCCGATTTTTGCTCAACGCATAGCTGTAATTTCTTCTGAAACAGCTGCTGGTTATGGAGACTTCTGCAATCAGTTAGAAACAAATGAGTATGAACTCTACTTCCATGTAGAGTTATTTTCTGCAGTCATGCAAGGTGATCATGTTGAGCAGAGTATTATCAATGCTTTGAACCAAATCAACAGTCGTGAAGATGATTTCGACTGTGTTGTTATCATCCGAGGGGGCGGTGCAACAGCCGACCTCAGTGGCTTTGATACTTTAAGCCTTGCAGAGAATGTGGCAAACTTCCCACTTCCAATCGTAACAGGTATTGGGCATGAACGTGATGAAAGTGTTTTGGATATGGTGTCGTTTCAACGTGTGAAAACGCCGACGGCAGCAGCAGCTTATCTCATTGACCATCTTGCATCAACGCTTATGAGAGTTGAGAATGCACAAACTCAAATTGTTGACAGCGTTAGACGAGCATTGGAAGTAGAGAAAATGCGTGTCCAGCATATTGGCATACATATTCCTGTGTTGTTTTCCGTTGTTCGTACAAAGCAGGAGGCAAGGCTTGATGGCTTGTCTCAGCGTTTTCTTATGAAGTTAAAAGAAACTATGAAACAGACTAATTTCCATCTTAGTACGTTACAAAGTCGCATATTACCCACACTACAAAATCGGTTGTCTATTGAGCAACATCGACTTGAAATTCTTGAGCAACGAGCACGATTACTCGACCCCTCATTACCCTTAAAGCGTGGATATAGTATCACCTTATGTAATGGAAAGACCGTTCGTAATGCTAAGGACCTAAAGATTGGTGACACTATAATAACACGATTGGAAAAAGGAGAGGTGGAAAGTAGGGTGGAACGTCTATCTTAA
- a CDS encoding threonine/serine ThrE exporter family protein has protein sequence MDEKQMDCSKKTLRRKLDLLLRTGQILMESSADTSRVKRNMERTAAYLGLPKENLHMNIDYYMLQVNVSDEFHSFSKMQRCDKHVINMLAIQEVSKLSWRAIQKDYSLDKYEEELEKIAHGKHYYTDWMIAIGAGLACGGFCIQFGCDWTAFCYASIAAILGNRLRMFLNHSGSNIYANFAVAAFVSTVLAWLSSFISTPSVQAVLPEFLRPILFTHTPWHPLLACALYIVPGVPLINAVNDLLDNYINTGLIRSMNTMLIVVSMSFGIMLAIKCGCFDGFVKNLSTIPHHSFYVYAIAAAISAMGFATIYNIPYRLMPWIAVGGIICVCTRNFVFLEPSSGSVGLGLGIVVGSLCGSALISIINIKAVHFLHTPHQCITIPAVIPIVPGVLMYRALYGFMGMHGVVGEVTHAMTFTINGSLVLLCIALGVAIPNIFARKWIAPHRNAKLQRLIDERRERGKFVDLHQYNV, from the coding sequence ATGGACGAAAAACAGATGGATTGTTCCAAGAAAACCCTTCGTAGAAAACTTGATTTGCTTCTTCGCACCGGACAAATCCTCATGGAAAGTTCAGCAGATACGAGTCGTGTTAAAAGAAACATGGAGCGTACCGCAGCTTATTTGGGACTGCCAAAGGAGAACCTACACATGAATATTGATTATTATATGTTGCAGGTAAATGTGAGTGACGAATTTCATAGCTTCTCTAAGATGCAGCGTTGTGATAAGCATGTAATTAATATGCTTGCTATTCAAGAAGTCTCAAAACTCTCATGGCGTGCTATCCAAAAGGATTATTCATTGGATAAGTACGAAGAAGAACTTGAGAAGATTGCCCATGGTAAACACTATTATACAGACTGGATGATCGCTATTGGTGCAGGACTTGCCTGCGGTGGTTTCTGTATTCAATTCGGTTGTGACTGGACTGCCTTTTGCTATGCTTCAATTGCTGCTATTCTGGGTAATCGTTTGCGTATGTTTTTGAATCATTCTGGTTCAAACATCTATGCAAACTTTGCTGTAGCAGCCTTCGTAAGTACAGTACTCGCTTGGTTATCATCTTTCATTTCAACACCAAGTGTTCAAGCGGTACTTCCTGAATTTCTACGTCCAATTCTGTTTACGCATACTCCATGGCATCCACTCTTGGCTTGTGCACTTTACATTGTGCCAGGTGTTCCTTTAATAAATGCAGTTAATGACTTGTTAGACAATTATATAAATACTGGACTAATCCGATCAATGAACACAATGCTTATAGTTGTCTCAATGTCGTTTGGTATTATGTTGGCAATTAAATGCGGTTGCTTTGATGGCTTCGTAAAAAATCTATCTACAATCCCACATCACTCCTTCTATGTTTATGCTATTGCAGCTGCAATCTCAGCTATGGGTTTTGCAACAATTTATAACATTCCATATCGTTTAATGCCTTGGATTGCTGTGGGTGGTATTATTTGTGTTTGTACCCGAAACTTCGTATTCCTTGAGCCTTCATCAGGGAGTGTAGGACTTGGATTAGGTATTGTTGTTGGTTCGCTTTGTGGCTCAGCATTGATATCAATAATTAATATTAAAGCTGTTCATTTCCTCCATACACCACACCAGTGTATCACTATTCCTGCTGTTATCCCTATTGTACCTGGTGTACTTATGTATCGTGCACTTTATGGTTTTATGGGAATGCATGGTGTTGTTGGGGAGGTAACACATGCTATGACGTTTACGATCAATGGTTCTTTGGTGTTACTTTGCATCGCTTTGGGTGTTGCTATACCTAATATTTTTGCGAGAAAATGGATAGCACCTCATCGTAACGCAAAGTTACAGCGTCTGATAGACGAGCGTCGTGAGCGTGGAAAGTTTGTTGATTTGCATCAATATAATGTATAA
- the xseB gene encoding exodeoxyribonuclease VII small subunit — translation MKEIKYEEAVRQLEAIVNKMEDGELDIDSMAAQLKQAQELVKLCKQKLKRTDNEIQKLLEKQ, via the coding sequence ATGAAAGAAATAAAATACGAAGAAGCTGTTCGTCAGCTGGAAGCAATTGTTAACAAAATGGAGGATGGTGAACTTGATATTGACTCTATGGCAGCCCAATTGAAACAGGCACAAGAGTTAGTGAAACTTTGTAAACAAAAGCTGAAGCGTACTGACAACGAGATTCAGAAACTTTTAGAGAAACAATAA